From the genome of Candidatus Electrothrix communis, one region includes:
- a CDS encoding FmdE family protein, translated as MCLPQQDDWKQCVDFHGHECPGLAIGFRAAMAARERLGITFSQDEELVCVTENDACGLDAIQFLTGCTLGKGNLIFRDRGKQAFSFFLRDKGKKLRLRLIKQFNHETMDRATFQQELMTLPIEEVFAFSEPSYEPPSKARIFKSVTCEQCGETAAEQKIRLHDGKKVCLDCASEYSRGW; from the coding sequence ATGTGCTTACCTCAACAAGATGACTGGAAACAATGTGTGGACTTCCACGGCCATGAATGTCCCGGCTTGGCCATCGGTTTTCGCGCCGCCATGGCCGCCCGTGAACGGCTGGGGATTACTTTTTCTCAGGACGAAGAATTGGTCTGTGTCACGGAAAACGATGCCTGCGGTCTGGATGCTATCCAATTCCTCACCGGCTGCACCCTGGGTAAGGGCAACCTGATCTTTCGAGATCGGGGTAAACAGGCCTTCAGCTTTTTCCTCCGAGATAAAGGAAAAAAACTGCGACTTCGCCTGATTAAGCAGTTTAACCATGAAACAATGGACAGGGCAACCTTTCAACAGGAGCTTATGACCCTGCCGATAGAAGAAGTCTTCGCCTTTAGTGAGCCTTCCTATGAACCGCCCTCCAAGGCCCGAATTTTCAAAAGCGTGACCTGCGAACAATGCGGTGAAACCGCTGCTGAACAAAAAATTCGCCTGCATGATGGCAAAAAAGTTTGCCTTGACTGTGCATCAGAATACTCAAGAGGATGGTGA